Genomic segment of Bdellovibrio bacteriovorus:
GTTCGCAACAAAAGTTCCTTCTGCCATTGGTTCGATGTTACGGCTGTAGATTCGGTAGCGAATCGTGTTCACTCCCGCTTCCAACAAAGGCTTTTGAAAGATCGTTGAAATCCAAAGATTGAAAGCCTCTTTGCTTTTGCCGCGGTATCCGTCGTACTCTGCAGTCTTTGAACGAGACGAGCCGTCAGCATGAGTCGCCACCAACTCAACACGATCCGTGCGAGAATCTTGAGGACCTACGAAATGATCATAAGCCGCTGGGTTTAAAGCCATGTCACGGCAAGTATAGATAGCAGAGCCGCTTCCGTTAAAACCACTGCAGATAACTTTGACTGTGCCAGAGATGGCCGTCGCCGATAATTCATTTCCGTGAGAAAAGCCCACGAATTCAGCCGACGCCATGGATGAGAATAATAGAATTGAAGCAATCACCTTCAACATGAAAGGCCCCCTCTGCCTGCCACATCTTGTAGTGGGCGTAGAGTAGGGCCTCTAATTTTCAGAAGCAATAACTAGCGCGTCAAGGCCTTCAGAGTACCCCATGCCTTAAGATAGCTAAATGCCTGATATGCCTGATAATCTCGCTTAAATAATGCTTCGCGCGGAGAAAGCTTTTCTTCCTTCTTAGAACCCACATCTTTCCACCAAGCAAGGGCGCCTTCTTCAGTTCCTTGTTTTGTGTCAAGTTTCTCTGCGGCTTTTTCGCGGTCGCCTTTTAAGTGCCCAGCGATGTCACCTTCGCGAGTTGTTTGCGATTTTACGACGGCTTTAGAGAATGCTTCGGGATCCACGTCATCAATCTCGATATCAGGATGGATTCCTTCTGCTTGGATCGAAACGCCACTTGGAGTGTAGTAACGAGCCACCGTTAATTTCAAACCACTGCCATCACCTAATTTAATAACAGACTGAACAGAGCCCTTTCCGAAAGTTCTTTGACCAACAATCAAGGCACGTTTGTTATCTTGAAGCGCGCCGGAAACGATTTCACTAGCACTTGCCGTGTACTCATTGACTAAAATCACAACGGGGAAGTTCGTGTACTGACCACGACGAGTCGCCACCGCAACTTCTTTGTCATTTTTGTTGCGACCAATGGTGCTTACGATAGTTCCTTCTTTTAAGAACATATCGCTGACTTTCACCGCTTGATCCAACAATCCACCCGGATTTCTACGTAAATCAATCAGAAGTCCCGCGGTATTACCGTTATTTTCTTTCATGTGTTTTTCAATCGCTTTTTGTAAATCCTTCGCCGTATTTTCTATAAAGCTTGTGATTTTCACGTAAGCAAATCCATCGCCCAAGTCCGTGTATTTCACAGATTTGATTTTTACACTTCCACGAGTCACCGTGATATCGCGAGGTTTTTCTTCACCTTCACGCACGACACGAAGAATGACTTTGCTACCACGTTTTCCACGCATCAATTGCGAGGCTTCAACTAAGCTGACACCTTTCGTGCTATGTCCATCGACTGCAATCACTTTATCTCCGGCTTTGATTCCGGCTTCCCACGCAGGCGCATCTTCAATTGGAGAGATGATAGTTAAGACACCATTTTGAATGGAAATTTCAATTCCCAGTCCGCCAAACTCGCCGCTTGTCTCAGTTTCAAAATCTTTAAAGATGTCAGGAGACATGAAGTTCGTGTGAGGATCAAGTTCACGCAACATCCCTTTAATAGCCCCATAGACTAATTTTTTAGTGTCTACCGGCTCTACGTAATATTGCTGAATAAGATTTAAAACTTTCGAAAAGTTTTGCAAATCCGCATAACGCTCTTGAGCGAATGCGCGAACCTGAAAACCCGTTTCAGCCATAATAAAAATTGTTAATAAAAGAACGAATCCGAGGATGTAGGTTTTCCAGTAACGTTTAATCGATTGCATAGTGTTTTAGAGTCCTTTCATCCACTGCTGCGGGTCGTAGGGTTCGGAAAAATGTCTAATTTCAAAATATAAACCAGGGTTGCTTTCGCGAGTCGGCTCACCCACCTGGGCAATGACCTGCGACTGGGTGATCTCATCACCGACGCCAACTTTTACTTCTTCAGCGTG
This window contains:
- a CDS encoding S41 family peptidase, yielding MQSIKRYWKTYILGFVLLLTIFIMAETGFQVRAFAQERYADLQNFSKVLNLIQQYYVEPVDTKKLVYGAIKGMLRELDPHTNFMSPDIFKDFETETSGEFGGLGIEISIQNGVLTIISPIEDAPAWEAGIKAGDKVIAVDGHSTKGVSLVEASQLMRGKRGSKVILRVVREGEEKPRDITVTRGSVKIKSVKYTDLGDGFAYVKITSFIENTAKDLQKAIEKHMKENNGNTAGLLIDLRRNPGGLLDQAVKVSDMFLKEGTIVSTIGRNKNDKEVAVATRRGQYTNFPVVILVNEYTASASEIVSGALQDNKRALIVGQRTFGKGSVQSVIKLGDGSGLKLTVARYYTPSGVSIQAEGIHPDIEIDDVDPEAFSKAVVKSQTTREGDIAGHLKGDREKAAEKLDTKQGTEEGALAWWKDVGSKKEEKLSPREALFKRDYQAYQAFSYLKAWGTLKALTR